A genomic segment from Bacteroidia bacterium encodes:
- a CDS encoding methyltransferase domain-containing protein has product MTNQKVKPAKPLQGQQKKVKPQRKFLGPVENLEQYVESDWWRRIFNSLYLKTDADVVDDINITREEIDLFEKTLNIPKDAHMLDLACGQGRHALEFARRGYTNIEGMDRSRYLIQRAKASVKKENLPVKFREGDARKLPFPTDSFDVVMILGNSFGYFENPKEDQKILREIARILKPDGKLLVDVANGQHLKDNFQARSWEWIDKNYFVARERSLSADGDRLVSREVITHVDKGVIDDRFYAERLYTEEAMEKLLSKIGFGNVIVHGEISPNSQRNQDLGMMASRHIVTAEIKKEWTPVSKKAAKGKKHVAVLMGDPTKIDPVKPEGIWDEDDNHTINQLKEALAKLPGYQFSFLNNHDTMYQDLVKIKDKVDYVFNLCDEGFANDARKELHVPSLLEMLGIPYSGSNPQCLAYCYDKSLVRGIAKEMGIPVPDAFFIRPEDQTFELPFNFPVIVKPNFGDSSIGITQNSVANNARELIFAINQVRERIGMEKPILVEEFLIGKDLSVGIIGNTPESYTILPIIEEDYSALPEELPRICGYEAKWDPQSPYWNLKSVPAELQEETRKFLEEACLKLAERLECRDYSRFDWRIDGNGTPKLLEANPNPGWCWDGHLNKMAKLHGLSYSGMLGNILQSAEQRLGMISALTEKPAKMQAMEAS; this is encoded by the coding sequence ATGACAAACCAAAAGGTAAAACCTGCAAAGCCTCTGCAAGGCCAACAAAAGAAAGTGAAGCCCCAGCGTAAATTCCTGGGACCGGTAGAGAATCTGGAACAATATGTAGAGAGCGACTGGTGGAGGCGCATCTTCAATTCGCTATATTTAAAGACTGACGCTGATGTAGTGGATGACATCAACATTACGCGGGAAGAAATTGACCTCTTTGAAAAGACGCTCAATATTCCGAAAGATGCACACATGCTGGACTTAGCCTGCGGTCAGGGACGCCATGCCCTGGAATTTGCCAGGCGCGGCTATACCAACATCGAAGGCATGGACCGCTCCCGTTACCTCATTCAGCGGGCAAAAGCTTCAGTAAAGAAGGAAAACCTGCCTGTGAAATTCCGTGAAGGCGATGCCCGTAAACTTCCTTTTCCGACTGATAGTTTTGACGTGGTAATGATCCTCGGCAACAGCTTCGGCTATTTCGAGAACCCGAAAGAGGACCAGAAGATATTGCGCGAGATTGCCCGTATCCTGAAGCCCGATGGAAAGCTGCTGGTGGATGTGGCCAACGGCCAGCATCTGAAAGATAATTTCCAGGCCAGATCATGGGAGTGGATTGACAAGAACTACTTCGTAGCTCGGGAGCGCTCGCTATCAGCCGATGGAGACCGCCTCGTGAGCCGTGAAGTGATCACCCATGTAGACAAGGGCGTGATTGATGACCGGTTTTACGCAGAGCGGCTCTATACCGAGGAAGCAATGGAAAAGCTGTTGTCAAAAATCGGTTTTGGTAATGTGATCGTACACGGGGAAATTTCACCTAACAGCCAGCGAAACCAGGACCTGGGAATGATGGCCAGCCGCCACATCGTTACCGCTGAAATAAAGAAGGAATGGACCCCTGTTTCAAAGAAAGCTGCAAAAGGCAAAAAGCACGTGGCAGTGCTCATGGGCGATCCCACCAAGATAGATCCTGTAAAGCCTGAAGGCATCTGGGATGAGGACGATAACCACACCATCAACCAACTGAAGGAAGCCCTGGCGAAGTTGCCGGGATACCAGTTTAGTTTCCTGAACAACCACGATACAATGTATCAGGACCTGGTGAAAATAAAAGACAAAGTTGATTACGTATTCAACCTGTGCGATGAAGGATTTGCCAACGATGCCCGTAAAGAACTGCACGTGCCTTCCCTGCTTGAGATGCTGGGGATTCCATATAGCGGAAGCAATCCGCAATGCCTGGCCTATTGCTATGATAAGTCGCTGGTTCGCGGTATCGCCAAAGAAATGGGCATTCCCGTCCCCGATGCATTTTTCATCAGGCCCGAAGATCAGACCTTTGAGCTTCCCTTTAATTTTCCGGTTATTGTGAAACCGAATTTTGGTGATTCAAGTATTGGAATTACGCAGAACAGCGTAGCCAATAATGCACGTGAACTGATCTTTGCGATAAATCAGGTTCGGGAACGGATTGGAATGGAAAAGCCTATTCTGGTAGAAGAATTTCTGATCGGAAAAGACCTGAGCGTGGGCATTATCGGGAATACACCTGAGAGCTACACCATCCTCCCGATAATAGAAGAGGATTATTCTGCCCTGCCGGAGGAGCTTCCCAGGATCTGCGGCTATGAAGCCAAATGGGATCCGCAGTCGCCCTATTGGAACCTGAAGTCAGTGCCGGCTGAACTGCAGGAAGAAACCCGGAAGTTTCTTGAAGAAGCATGCCTCAAACTTGCCGAACGCCTTGAATGCCGCGACTATTCCCGCTTCGACTGGAGGATTGACGGCAACGGCACACCCAAACTTCTGGAAGCCAACCCCAATCCCGGTTGGTGCTGGGATGGCCACCTGAACAAAATGGCTAAACTCCATGGCCTCTCTTACAGCGGAATGCTGGGCAACATTCTCCAAAGTGCAGAACAACGCCTGGGGATGATCAGCGCGCTCACCGAGAAGCCAGCGAAAATGCAGGCAATGGAGGCCTCCTGA
- a CDS encoding AsmA-like C-terminal region-containing protein has product MLKKIVLITGIVLFVLVAAAIAIPFLFKDKIVAIVKKEANKNLNAVVEFDNDIGLSLFRRFPDITLTMDDLYVANIDSFAGDTLLKTKQLQLSLDIMSVFSDNMELNSFTLDNPIIYAKVLPSGKSNWDIAKTDEEAAAADTIPAEGTMKFTLKHWEINKATIVYDDRSLGMKMGLFGLDNSGSGDFTETIVNLKTELTAEKTQFIYEGIAYLDDVKTELNAAMRINLDSLRFDFEENELRLNDLPLSFNGWLAMPAEDIDMDISFATKDATFKSLLSLIPTIYQKDFDDLKAEGLMSFSGQVNGTYNEQSYPAFDIEMNVKDGMFQYPDLPQAVRDVQVNASVKSSSPGLEDMVINVQQIHAEMAGQPFDARILVREPMGDLYLDAAAKGNIALGAVNSFVKLEENTELSGDVMADLEIKGRMSSLENEQYEQFNASGEIRVSNLAYSSDDMPERIGMSNMQLIFSPQHAELRDMKATSGKSDISASGRLDNLIAYLFQDKTLTGSLNVQSNYLNLNPWIEEEETGETTATEQTARNQTAEDVGQSEEFEIPRNINFNLEASMKQVVFQHIDLRDIEGNVGLNQGMVTGTMRLRSDLIDLNPWMEEEEGGTAATTETAGADTATYELFEIPGYIDFTLDAFMKKVLFQDMVMENVAGIIIIKNKRAQLVDMRMNTLGGSFLASGSYATPTSEQADVSFDMMLENIGIGEAFKTFATVREFLPIAENLTGNFDGQVSFNSVLGKDFMPDWSTLTSDGKLEIERAVIENFVPLQRLAKKLNMPKYKQLVLTGIKPSYEISNGRFSLKEPITFDVEETDFEITGSSGIDKTLAYNIAMDVPAGEMKAQANQLLTQALGSDVKLSSGDKVKVIAKMTGTTDNPQISLDLSQTGKGLIENVTETVKEKVEDVIGDKKQEAEDKARQELDKQKEELERKKREAEQKAREEAERKRKEAEEKAKEEAKKKLKNVFK; this is encoded by the coding sequence ATGTTAAAAAAAATAGTACTCATCACCGGAATTGTGCTTTTTGTATTGGTGGCAGCAGCCATCGCTATTCCGTTTTTATTTAAAGATAAAATTGTGGCCATTGTAAAAAAGGAGGCAAACAAAAACCTGAATGCAGTGGTGGAATTCGATAATGATATTGGTCTCAGCCTGTTCAGGCGGTTCCCGGATATAACCCTCACGATGGATGACCTGTACGTAGCCAATATAGATTCATTTGCCGGAGATACGCTTTTGAAAACCAAACAACTGCAGTTAAGCCTGGACATTATGAGTGTTTTCAGTGATAATATGGAGCTCAACTCCTTTACGCTGGATAACCCGATCATATATGCCAAAGTGCTGCCCAGCGGCAAATCCAATTGGGACATTGCCAAAACCGATGAGGAAGCCGCGGCAGCCGATACCATCCCGGCTGAAGGCACTATGAAATTTACCCTGAAACACTGGGAAATAAACAAAGCCACCATCGTGTATGACGACCGTTCCCTGGGAATGAAAATGGGCCTCTTTGGCCTGGACAACTCCGGCAGTGGCGACTTTACCGAAACCATCGTAAACCTGAAAACTGAACTCACCGCTGAAAAAACGCAATTCATTTATGAAGGCATTGCTTACCTGGATGATGTCAAAACGGAACTCAATGCCGCCATGCGCATCAACCTTGATTCATTGCGCTTCGACTTCGAAGAAAATGAATTGCGTCTCAACGACCTGCCACTTAGCTTTAATGGCTGGCTCGCCATGCCTGCCGAAGATATTGACATGGACATCAGCTTTGCCACCAAAGACGCTACTTTCAAGAGCCTGTTGTCATTAATTCCCACCATTTATCAGAAGGACTTTGACGATTTGAAAGCCGAAGGATTAATGTCCTTCAGCGGCCAGGTAAACGGAACATATAATGAGCAATCCTATCCGGCTTTCGATATTGAAATGAACGTGAAAGACGGAATGTTCCAATATCCTGATCTTCCGCAGGCAGTGAGAGACGTGCAGGTAAATGCATCGGTTAAAAGCAGTTCTCCGGGCCTGGAAGATATGGTGATAAACGTGCAGCAGATCCATGCAGAAATGGCCGGGCAGCCGTTTGATGCCCGCATCCTCGTTCGTGAACCCATGGGAGATCTTTACCTTGATGCTGCTGCAAAAGGCAATATTGCGCTGGGAGCCGTCAACAGTTTTGTGAAGCTGGAAGAAAACACCGAACTCTCAGGAGATGTGATGGCTGACCTGGAGATAAAAGGCCGCATGAGCAGCCTCGAAAATGAGCAGTACGAACAGTTTAATGCAAGTGGAGAAATCCGGGTCAGCAATCTTGCATATTCTTCTGACGATATGCCGGAGCGAATAGGCATGAGCAATATGCAACTCATCTTTTCGCCACAGCACGCAGAACTGCGCGATATGAAGGCCACTTCCGGCAAAAGCGACATTAGCGCCAGCGGACGCCTGGACAATCTTATCGCTTACCTGTTTCAGGATAAAACACTCACCGGCTCCCTGAATGTGCAATCGAACTACCTGAACCTTAACCCCTGGATTGAGGAGGAAGAAACTGGTGAAACCACTGCCACTGAGCAAACAGCAAGAAATCAGACTGCCGAAGATGTCGGTCAAAGCGAAGAATTTGAGATTCCCCGGAATATTAATTTCAATCTTGAGGCAAGCATGAAGCAGGTCGTATTTCAGCACATTGACTTGCGTGACATTGAGGGAAATGTGGGACTGAACCAGGGAATGGTAACCGGCACCATGCGGCTGCGCTCTGACCTGATTGACCTGAACCCGTGGATGGAGGAAGAAGAAGGAGGAACAGCCGCCACCACTGAAACTGCAGGGGCGGATACAGCGACTTATGAGCTCTTTGAGATTCCAGGCTACATTGATTTCACGCTTGATGCTTTTATGAAAAAAGTACTCTTTCAGGATATGGTAATGGAAAATGTGGCGGGTATTATCATTATAAAAAATAAAAGAGCGCAATTGGTGGATATGCGGATGAATACGCTTGGCGGAAGCTTTCTGGCCAGCGGAAGCTATGCCACGCCTACTTCTGAGCAGGCGGACGTTTCATTTGATATGATGCTGGAAAATATTGGCATAGGCGAGGCTTTCAAGACTTTCGCCACGGTCAGAGAATTTCTGCCGATTGCTGAAAACTTAACGGGAAATTTTGACGGGCAGGTGAGTTTCAACTCCGTGCTGGGCAAGGATTTTATGCCGGACTGGTCTACACTGACAAGCGATGGAAAGCTCGAAATAGAAAGAGCGGTGATCGAAAATTTCGTCCCGCTCCAGCGGCTGGCAAAAAAGCTCAATATGCCAAAATACAAACAACTTGTGCTTACCGGCATCAAGCCTTCTTATGAGATCAGCAATGGCCGTTTTTCACTGAAAGAGCCCATCACTTTTGATGTTGAAGAAACGGATTTTGAAATCACAGGCTCCAGCGGAATTGACAAAACACTGGCCTATAATATTGCAATGGACGTTCCCGCTGGCGAAATGAAGGCCCAGGCCAACCAGTTGCTGACGCAGGCTTTGGGCAGCGATGTAAAACTTTCATCCGGAGATAAGGTGAAGGTGATTGCAAAAATGACCGGCACAACGGACAATCCGCAAATATCCCTTGACCTCAGCCAAACCGGTAAAGGACTGATTGAAAACGTTACCGAAACCGTAAAGGAGAAAGTGGAGGACGTAATTGGCGACAAAAAACAGGAAGCCGAAGACAAAGCGCGTCAGGAACTGGACAAGCAAAAAGAGGAACTGGAACGCAAGAAGCGCGAAGCCGAACAAAAGGCGCGTGAGGAAGCTGAAAGAAAACGCAAAGAGGCTGAAGAAAAAGCCAAAGAAGAGGCGAAGAAGAAGCTGAAAAATGTGTTTAAATAA
- a CDS encoding GNAT family N-acetyltransferase, with the protein MATTPPLIRPIRKTDNAAMATVIRKVMTEFGAVGEGFSIMDAEVNNMYEAYSAGRAAYFITEVDGLLSGGAGIGPLAGAEPDICELKKMYLLKEIRGMGLGKALLHKSLQAAKELGYKRCYLETLSHMVQANKLYQAAGFEKIIGPLGNTGHHRCETFFIKQL; encoded by the coding sequence ATGGCAACTACACCACCACTCATCCGTCCTATTCGCAAGACTGATAATGCTGCTATGGCGACCGTTATCCGGAAAGTTATGACAGAGTTCGGAGCCGTGGGCGAAGGGTTCTCAATAATGGACGCGGAGGTTAATAACATGTATGAGGCATACAGCGCAGGAAGGGCCGCCTATTTTATTACTGAAGTTGACGGTTTGCTTTCGGGCGGTGCGGGTATAGGCCCGCTGGCAGGCGCAGAACCTGACATCTGCGAGCTAAAGAAAATGTACCTGCTCAAGGAAATCAGGGGGATGGGACTCGGCAAAGCATTATTGCACAAATCGCTGCAAGCTGCAAAAGAACTGGGGTACAAACGTTGCTATCTCGAAACCCTATCCCACATGGTGCAGGCCAACAAGCTCTATCAAGCGGCAGGATTTGAGAAAATAATCGGACCGCTTGGAAATACCGGCCATCACAGGTGCGAAACTTTTTTTATAAAACAGCTTTAA
- a CDS encoding acetyl-CoA carboxylase carboxyltransferase subunit alpha encodes MHVLEFEKPVKDLEEQLVVAKASLAEGKKGFSDKTIADLEKKINVLKQELYSNLSGWNKVQVSRHPERPYTLDYIEHLTTRFVELHGDRNVADDHAMVGGFADLDGQSVMFIGQQKGKNTKMRQFRNFGMANPEGYRKALRLMKLAEKFNKPIITLIDTPGASPGLEAEERGQGEAIARNLREMTMLKVPVICVIIGEGASGGALGIGVGDRVLMLEYTWYSVISPESCSSILWRSWDYKEQAAEALQLTADKMLGQKLIDGIIKEPLGGAHNDPATMYSTLKAELKKHLREVGKLNPEKRIEQRINKFAAMGVYQEK; translated from the coding sequence ATGCATGTATTAGAATTTGAAAAACCTGTAAAGGATCTTGAGGAGCAACTGGTGGTGGCGAAAGCATCACTGGCCGAGGGCAAAAAAGGATTCAGCGATAAAACCATTGCTGACCTTGAAAAGAAGATAAACGTCCTGAAACAGGAACTTTACAGCAACCTTAGCGGATGGAACAAAGTGCAGGTTTCGCGGCACCCCGAACGCCCATACACACTGGATTACATTGAGCACCTCACCACCCGCTTCGTAGAGCTGCATGGAGACCGGAATGTAGCGGACGACCATGCTATGGTAGGCGGCTTCGCTGACCTTGACGGACAATCGGTAATGTTCATAGGACAGCAAAAAGGAAAGAATACTAAAATGCGCCAGTTCCGCAATTTTGGAATGGCAAACCCTGAAGGCTACCGCAAAGCGCTGCGGCTGATGAAGCTGGCAGAGAAATTCAATAAACCGATAATTACGCTCATTGACACGCCCGGAGCCTCTCCGGGGCTGGAGGCTGAAGAGCGCGGCCAGGGTGAAGCCATCGCCCGCAACCTGCGCGAAATGACCATGCTGAAAGTACCAGTGATCTGCGTCATTATTGGCGAAGGTGCCTCTGGCGGAGCGCTCGGTATTGGCGTGGGAGACCGCGTACTGATGCTGGAATATACCTGGTACTCCGTAATCTCGCCTGAATCCTGCTCTTCCATTCTTTGGCGAAGCTGGGATTATAAAGAACAGGCGGCAGAAGCCCTGCAACTTACGGCTGACAAAATGCTCGGACAAAAACTCATTGACGGCATAATAAAGGAACCTTTGGGCGGAGCGCATAATGACCCCGCAACAATGTATTCCACCCTTAAAGCCGAACTCAAAAAGCATCTTCGGGAAGTTGGTAAATTAAATCCTGAAAAAAGGATAGAGCAGCGGATCAATAAATTCGCAGCAATGGGTGTTTATCAGGAAAAGTAA